TGAGAGGTGACTTGCCCCGAGATCACCGGCACTTAAGTGGCAAAAGCAAGGCTCCGCTGGAGTCTCGCTGACCCACAAGCCGTCATGCTGGTGACTCCCATGTTAGGCTTCTTCCCCATCACCTGGGCCCTAGGTTCCTGCAGATCCCCAAGTTCACCGCCTGAGAGTTGGGTTCCCGAGGTCTGGGCCCAGGCGGGGACCCACAGTGTTAAACCTTCCAGGTGGCTCTGAGGCAAGGGCGAGGTCTGCATTTTCAGAACCACCGCCCTCCGCCCTGCTGGTCCTGCCCGCCACTCCCCCCAGGCACCGAGCCCCATTCTTACCTGGGAATCTGGGGTCCTGTGATGCTGTTTGGCTTGGCGGCAGTGGGACCAGGAGCCGGGAGCCTGATGCTCTCAGACCAAAGCGGAAGTTCCATTCCCCAGAGGAGGAAGAGCCTTCCCCTGGCGGCCCCCTCCCCTGGGCCCTGCAGGCCGGCCCCCCTCCCGGACACCCCCCTCTCACCCTGTCCTGCTGCCTTCAGGCAGTTTCACGTCCTGTTTCTGCAATCGGGAAGGGCTTCCTGTAAATGGGGCGGACAGGTGGCGAGTTCGGTTTCGCCAGCTCAGCAGCTGTGGCAGGAACAGGCTGTCCTGGGAGAGTGTCcacagctggtggctcagtgccAGGGCCTCTGACCTCATGATCTCTAAGGAACAGGGGTGTTCCTCAACGAAATGGAAACATGGCTGACCTGGGTGCTGGACTTGGGAGTCAGAAATCTTAATTCACAACCTGTCTCTACCACTCAACAGCTAAACGTTCTCAGCCGGGAGCCCAAGGGAGCCCCATCTCCTCTGTTACACGACGGGGACCATGATTACACCCGCTCTACAGATCGCATGGGGCCCTGGGGCGCTCGGGTGGGACggtggaggagaaggggagggtgagCAGCAAAGCGCAGTGCACCTGTTAATTGTTAATATCACGCCATGCAGGCTCTCCCTTACTGGGCTCCTCTCTTCTGCTTTTTTCCCGATCTGCACCCCTGCTCTTTCCCTGTTCTCGGAAAATAATCCaataatgaaaaatgaattttaaatgcagtcattatttatttatacccccccacccctgcttccagGAGGGCTGGAAGCTGATGACAGTAATTGGCACAGGCAGGGCCCTGTTGCTTGTTGATCCTGGAATCACACCAAGTTAGAGCTGGAGAGGGGCTTGGAGGTCACCCCCAGCCCATCACGCTCGTTTTAAATAAGATGACACTGAGGCCCAGCTAGGCGGTATTTACTGCAAGCCTGCAGGCGCCCCGCATGGGGAGATAGAGCCACAAGCAGACCGGTCCTGGTTCCCCGCCCGCAGGGAGCATCTCTTCCACTGGGGGAGACTGGTGTTGAGCCACCCAATGACACATGGGTGTCATTGTTTCCTTGCTCCTGTGACAAGTGTCACAAAAAAGAAGGGACCGCTGGAGCCCGGGCCTCGTGCAAGTGGCAGATGCAGGACTTGGAGCCAGGCACCTGACACCAGATATCAGCCCCTTTCTGAGGCTGCGTCTCAGGAGACATGGCGTCTGCTCAGGGGTGGAGGCCTAGCAAGCACAGGAGCTGGTGCGGGCCAGGAGGGCCTGTCTCGACCCCTATGCTTGGAGATAGAAAATCATTGGGCTTGTAGATGCTGTTTGATGGACGTTGTTAACTGCAGTggatgatagagaaaaaaaagagtagttgTACAAAACCAAAGGGTCTCTGGGCTCAGCCAACTCTAGGCCCAAAGGGACACAGGCCTGGGTGAGGAGGGGACAGCGGTGGATTCTGGACAGGGAGAAGAGCGTTAGTAGTTTGCAGGTCCAGAGGTCCGTCTGAGGGTTCCTTTGGCCACTTGGGCCTGGCCTCTTATTCTTTGGCGGCTGATGGCAATGGGAAAAGATGGGCTTGAACCTGGGGTAGAAGCAGCAGGGCAGAGGTAAGGACATGGCTCTGGAATCGGCCTCTCCCAAGttcgaatcccagctctgccttctTCTGGTTATGTGGCCTCAGGCACATTGACTAACCTCTGTTTCCCCATCGATGTGTTGGGGTCATGGGCACCTACCTCCTGGGGTTGATGTGGGAGCCAATTATGTAACCCCGTTTATCTGGTGCCCAGCTGAGTGCCCAGCCCTTGGTGGGCAAAACACAAACCTGGGAACAGTATGATTTATATGAAAAGACAGAATTCTTGGAGCCTGGGGAGACAGGAGTCATGCCTGGGTTAGGGAAAGGTCTAGTCTAAGGATCAGGACCTAGGGCATCTCTAGGCCTTGGCCCCTGAGTGGGAACCAGATAGTCTTTGTGCCCACAGAGTTGCTGACTTGCATCCCTGATAGAGAGGGGGTTTCTTTTTCAGACACCTAAGTCGCCTCAGCATCCTGGTCCGTGAGGGACTCCTTACAGCGTGGGGTGTCCTCATTCTGGCTCCTGTCCCACACCCTCCTTTCCTGCCCCCTGTCAGAACCCTCCCCAGGTCCTTCTCAGCCCAGCAGACAAACTGGCATTTCCAAAGGCCTGTCTCCCCTGACAGAGAGAGAACAACAGGGAAACaattatggaaaataaaaatgacaccaAATGGTCATTTCCAAAGTGCAGGTTTCTGATCTGACACTGTGGCCTACATAAACggcatattgattttttaaacaaaagagaaatatgtATCACTGGAGGCATCGTTGGGTGGACTGCTAAGTGGCTGATGGACAGGAGCCAGACTGGCCCGGTGACCCCGGCTGTGTCCCTGCCAGAGGCACCCGGACTCTGGGACCAGGCTGGGCTCCCTGCCCCTGGCCTCTGGTCTTGCTCTGAGTGTGTTTTTATCTGTCTCTCCATCCTTTCTCTCACATTTTTTGTGCCCCTACTATGTGAAGGCATGTGTCAAAACGGCTGTGCCCTCAAGGATGCTTACCGTTCAGCAGGGGAGGCAGATCTCTAAGTGAATAAGTACATGAAAGCCAGTTGGTGGACCAGGTTCGTTGGCTTCCCCTGGCAAACCTCCCACTCACCCACagttctgttttctctgaactttgATATAAAAGCCTTGGGTCCAGAaatctgtctttttgttttgtaaataagTCTGCAGGTAATTGTGTTGCACTGCCAGGTTTGGGAACCTGGACTCTACAGAGTTGTGAGTTTGTGGTCCAAGTCTGTGGGGGGCACTGTGGGGACACAAAGGAGAGCATCAAGGAAGGCTTCACAAAGGAGGTGATCTCTGTGGTGAAGCCTGTGTAGTGTGCAGGTGGACAGAGGATTTGTATGAATGGCGGGGCGGGTAGGGGAGGGCTCTGCAGGAGGAAGAACGCCGTGGCAAAGGCATGGAGGCATGAAACAGCCCCTTTCAGGGGTAAAGGTGGGGGAGTGGATGGAGGTCGTTGTAGAGCTCGACTCAAGCCCTCTGGGAGCTCCATGGGGCCTGTGGAGCCAAGCTGAAATCCCAGACAGGCTGGGACAGGTGGGTGCAGACCGGAACTGGTCTCACTGGGCTCCAAGGCCGAACCTGCAGTTTGCACAGGGAAGTTAAACTTTTTATATCTATTCCAATCTGAATTGTCAACCCCTTCTCATGGTCACCACCCCTGGCCTCTGGTCTTGCTCTGAGTGTGAAAGTGCTGCATCCAACGGCCTCCTGGTCCTCCCACAAGGATCGCGGTGGCTTTGCCTGACCGTCGGGATCTCACAGTGAAGCCCTGACAGCTTGTAGGCAGCAGTGACTTTAGATGATCTTTGGGGACTCCCAGAGTCTGTGAGCTATCCGGGAGACAGATTCTCcctcccatccctctctccttctctctctctctctctctctctgacccatTCATTCCCATCTCAAAGCTTGgttatgaatattaaataatataatacattGGTTAGCATCATGCCTactacatagtaagtgctcaataatgtTATGatgtttttattcactcattcatttactctCTTAGTCATTCATTTACCCACTTCTTCATTCATCCCAATTCACTCATTAATTTAGCACAAATTTTTTGCACATCTGATCTATCTGTGTCTATGCTGAGCTTACCTGAGCCCAAACCCCTCCTGTGAAAAATGTTCCTGAAATTCATCATAGGTCAACATAAACCTGAAAATTCAGACACACCCCTGTTTACCTGTGATCAGATACTTTTAATGACAGCAGTGCCTCTCACCCAAATAAGTGACAGTAGAAGGCCTCATGGGGACCACTTGTAGCCTTCAGTCACAATTGAGCACCTCTCTCCCAAATGGCCAAATGATGCTGAGTGTCTCAGCATTGGCACCAACCTTTACTGAGCCCCAGCTAAATGCCCCATGCAAGCATAGAGCCCACAGATGGCTGTAGCAGGTGCAACGCTGAAGATGAAGAGACCTGCTTCTTTAAGGTGGCAGTGAGTGATCAGAGCcatgtgtatttattgatttaatcatttatttctatATCTCCCTGAGTCTTCCaagacttagaaaaaaagaatgatagtaCCAGAGGTTCTGGTTAAGTGTCAAAGCGGTGACTCCTGCAGGAgctcagagaagggagagagctcATGGGGTGGGTGTCAgggcaggcttcctggaggaggagtccATCAGATGTGGAGAATGGCCTGAGCAAGGATGGGGCACAGCAATTCTGTGCAGGGAAGCTGAGGGAGGTGAGATGGTCTGGGGCTGGAGCGGGTCTGTCCCACTAGtcggggaagagcaggaagccagAGAAGACGCTGTCGGAGCCCTCTGTGCCCACCATGCCATTGTAGTCGTTGACCGCTAGCCACACCTGGTCGCCCACCTGCAGCCGCAGCAGCGCGCCGCCTGAGCTGACCTGCTTGCTGTTGGACATGTGGTCACAGAAAATGGTCACCTTGACGTTGTTGCGGTACAGGATCACGCACAGGTTGGCCGTCTGTGACGTGTGGTGGACGAAGTAGTAAAGGCCGGGGACTTTGCAGGTGAACTTGCCCGTGCTCGTGTTGTAATCCCCCTGTGGATTAGCGACGACCCGGTTGAACTTGACCAGGCTGTTCGATGCTGGATACTGGCCTGTCTGCCGTGTGACTGTGAACactgactggtgcttctgcttgTATCTGCCCTCCTCGCCCGGCTCCCCGGGGGGTCCCGTGAGTCCTGGAACCCCCGGACTCCCAGAGGCTCCCATGGGGCCATTCTTTCCAGGATAGCCAGGTGTGCCAGGTTCTCCCTTCTGACCCTTAGGTCCTCGTGTCCCAGGAATAGCTGGGATTCCTGGGGAGAGACCAAGTGGGAAGGAAGTGATGGGGCGGTGTACAAGGAAGGGGGGCCCTGGGGCTGTCCTCCAGGGGATACACCACTGGGGGTCGGTTTCTGGAACCTCCTTCCCCCAGATGAACTGTCCACCTGGGAGCAGTGTGCAAGGGGTCAGGGGGGGAGCAGAACAGCTTATAAGctggtcagaggggagggagatcCTGGTCCATGCCCTCCCCCCACAGACTCGCCCTCTGACCTTGCTAAGGCACCTGCCTCTTGGCCTCGGTTTCCACAGTCGTGATGGAGAGGGTAAGACGAGCCAGCTCGGGAAGTGTCAAGGGCGGGAGCTCCGTGTGTCAGAGGCCGCAGCTGTCCGCCCACAGACAGCACGCGACCTCAGAGACCTTCTGTTTGGCTACACAATGTCTTACTACCTTCTCCTTTAGAGCCCAACACGAGCAAAGTCAGACCTCACCTAAAAGTCTAGTTTTTCTTGACAAAAGTGAGAAGATTGGTCAGAGGCAGATTTCCCGGAAAGCTCATAAAACTTGTTTCGGGCCCCATTGACTGGAATCGGCCCCTTCAAGGCCCTGtgcctaattttatattttttcaactttttaggttaaaataattaatagattcacaggaagttgccaaaaaaaaaaaaaaaaaaaggactaggaGGTGCCCTGTGCTCTCCTCTGGTGCCCAGTGGCCCACCTTGCATAACTAAAGTACAATATCAAAATCGGGAAATTGACCTTCATGTAATCCACAGGGCTCCACTTTTACGTGCactatttgtgtatgtgtgtgtgtgtgtgtgtagttttcaTATAATTTTGTAAGATGTGTAGATTTGTGTAATACCCACTCCATGCAATCAAATGTATccctaattttatattatttttcctaaagAGGGCCTTCAACATTTTATGTTTCAGAACCCTACAAAACCTGTTATCTATTCCCCAGGCCAGCCGAATTCATGGGAACCACTGGATGGAGCCAAAGAGAAGCTGCCCCTTTAAGGGGGCTGGTCTCTCTAGCTCCCCCACGTCCACTCAGCCCATGTCCACTCAGCCCAGGTCAGCCCCTTATGACAGCTGTCCTGGTTCAACTGCCCTTGCGTTGAAGATTTGGAAATCGAGGCCAGAGACTTGCCCAGGGCCATGTAGCTGGTATGTGGTGGAGTCAGGACTCAAAGTCAAGTCTGCCTGAGTTGCAGTCAGAACGTCTGATTCTTGTTGCTGCCCTGCTTATCGGAGCCTCTGtgggatttttctttccttctcccaacCATGCTCATCTCTTAGGGTCTGATGCCAATCTCCTCTTCCAGGGTGCCCTCTCTGACCACGCCTGCCGGCCCTCGAGGCCTCTTCCTCCTGATTTCCTTAGGAGTGGGTGTCAATACAAACCTATTTGTGACAGACCCTCTATATGGCTTGTGAGCCTTTTTAGGTCCCAGGGTCAGGAATAGGGGGTCAGGACCTAGCAGACCTAGGCTTCAGGTTGTGTGACCGTGACCCTGGACAGGCGACTTCCCCTCGCTGAGCCTCATGCCCAGATGAAATAAGGGTATAATGGAACGGGTCCCACAGAGCCACTAGAAGAGCATGTGGGAGGATGCACCTGCTGGGCCCGAATGGGAAGTACCCAGGAAACGTCAGGCTCCTGCGGTGGCTGTCCGTGATGCTGAGCAGGGCTGCGTCTCATCCTGTGAGATGTCTTCCAGCAACTGAACGGGAGGGGCAAGTTCAGCAGTGGGGCGGGGCCCAGTGGAGGGTAGTGGTGAAAGGAATGGCCTTTGGAGTTGGCCAGGATTCCCCTATGTGACTTCAGGCAGGTTACTCAATCTCTTGGAAACTCAGCTttgacatttataaaatgggagtaAATAATTTTGTTCGCCTCCGTTTTCTCCCTTACAAAGGAGTTAACAGTTTTATCTATCCCATTAGGAACTGTGCCTGGCACAAGAAGGAGCTCAAAACCTGGTGGCCTTCAGCCACCCTGGGGCAGTGAGATACTCCAGAGGGAGCTTCAAGGACAGGGCCCTGAAAAACAGCACACCTAGGACCCTTATTCAGCTTACCCTGAATTGGAGAATTTCTTCTGGAGTGGTCGTAAAATTCCACTCCATCGCCAGGAGGGAAGAGGGCAGCCAGGAAATCCCTAAAGACATCCCTCTCCACGGCCCCCCTTAATCCTCCAACCTCTGCCTCCCCCATCAACTCTGCCCAACCCCAGCCCAGCCTCACACGTGCCACCTCCAGACACGCTCCACCCCCCAGATACGCACCTACTTTCAAACTAGGCACCAGAGACGCCAGTTTCGCCCGACACCAGCCCCACTCCTGCCCTCGGCCCCCTTTGCGCACGCTGGAGCTCGCCAGCGAATCGCCAGTAGAAGGTTCTATGGCTGTGACCCTGACTTCTAGCTCCCCGCCCCTCCCGCTACCCAGATCTTAGGGAGAAGGTGAGCAGATTTCTGATGGAAACActgacaacagcaacaacaaccatCGCCGACACTTATCCAATGCCTACCATGTGTTCGGTacagttttatatttaaactTAATTGTCATGGCTCCCCCTGCGCAGCAGGCGCTGCCATcttcccattatacagatgaggaaacggaggtACTGGATGTTAAATAAGTAACTTACACAAGTTCATACAGTGGGGCCGGGATTTGAACCCGGCTCGTCTGTGCACTGTATGCATTCACTGTGTGCGTCCCACCTTCTCCAGGGGTGCATGTTGCAGGGCAAGCAGTGGAGGGGTTGTCACAAAACAGTAGCCTAGCATTTTAGAGTTTGCCCAAGGTTTGCTCATGGACCCTTTCCTATGACCCTTCCTATCGCCTTGTGGGCCAGGTGCTCATCTTCTCTCCCTGATCTCAGGTGAGAAAACTAGGGAGGCCTGAGGGCTGGGCTCTGAGGACACGGGGGTGACACCTGCCGTGAGAGCTGGACTCGGCCCTGGGAATAGGTGTGGTGGAAGGTGCCACACTCCTTGCCATCCGATTGTTTGTCCTCCTTCCCCCAGGTCAGCCCCAGACAGACATTCTGGTGGCCACCCCCAGGCCCCAGGTGACCCGCCCAGCTGGCCAGCCCACTTACCTGGTTCACCCTTGGGCCCTTGCAGTCCGTCATGCCCATCCTTCCCGGGGGCTCCGGGCAGGCCCGGCATCCCCGGGATCCCGTAGCATTGTGTGCTGGCCTGGCCCCCAAGCGGCAGTgccagcaggagcagcagcagggtTAGTCCGAGGGGGGGCCAGGAGCTGGAGCCCCTGTCCATCCTGGGGAAGGAGCTGGATGGGGAGAGCGGGATTGGCCCACCCAGCCCCTCTCgcaccctcctcaccctctcaGTCCCAGGGCTCATCCCTCTCCGCCCTCAGgaacctccctcccttccctgggcCCCTCACCCCTTGGAACTGCATGATGGATGGGCAGTGGGGTCACTTCTTTGAGCCCAGCCCCCAATTGAGCGGGGATGGGGGCCCTCCTTCCTATCACAAATCAGGGTGTCCCTGGGGCCACATCTTAGAAAGCTGGTGAGGGAAAAGCTCCCATTGCCCTCACCTGGACACAGGTCCTGGCCTCACCTGGGGGTAGAAAGTTTCTGGTCGGGTCACTGAGATATCCTCCGATCTGCTTCCCCTCTCCCAGGCAGGAGGACGCCGGTATCAGAGTGGACACAGCCCGGAGGGCCTGGAGCATCCTGGGCGGCCCCGCctctcaccctcccccccaaTCCCACATCCCCTTTCCCATATTTTTTCCTGACTCAATACTTTCTTTTGGGCGCTGAACCAGGCTGACCACAGTGACACCCCTCCATCCCCTCACCCCTGGGTCATGAGTGTCTGAAATGAGGAAGTGCCCACTGTTCCAgatctgggggagggggtgtgcgTGTCTATGTGTCTGTGTGAACTTAAGCCTCCTGGACAGACTTCCCCTATGGTCAAGTTCAGCCAATCTAATGCCTGTTCCCATGTGCTGGCATTGACTGTGCCTGAGACTCAATAGTTTTATAACATTCCTAGGAGGAAGTTATAACCCCCTTTACAgacggagaaactgaggctcggggaAGTGAAAGCCTTTGCCCAAAGTCACGTAGTGAATGGTTTCTTGGAGTCCAAAGCTTTGCTCTGACCCCTCTGGTTAGCTGTCCCCGGAAGCAAGCCTCATATACACTTGCCAAATGACAGACCTTACCCTAGAAACTTCCATATGCCCCCTCCCATATCATCGTACTTGGGAGTGGACACCCAGGATGGTCAAGCTTTGATGGCAGTCAGCCTGCTGGGTTGGATAGACTCCTCAGGTTATAGAATCAGTAGCCTCAGGGTCTCCTCCCAGCCCAGCCACCCCTTCCCTGAGGCCCCCAGGCCTCAGTCTCCCTTCTGTATattgggtggtggggggaggccaGGGCTTTGCATATTGGAACCTCTTCCTTTGCTGGGGCCCCGATGACCTCGCTTTCCCTGCCAGcaccacctccctcacccccattCTCAACGCCTCTGCCTTTGGTCTTGGAGGCTATTGTGGCCAGAGAGGGGTCACCGGTCAGGATGGG
The Saccopteryx bilineata isolate mSacBil1 chromosome 3, mSacBil1_pri_phased_curated, whole genome shotgun sequence DNA segment above includes these coding regions:
- the LOC136330077 gene encoding collagen alpha-1(X) chain-like codes for the protein MDRGSSSWPPLGLTLLLLLLALPLGGQASTQCYGIPGMPGLPGAPGKDGHDGLQGPKGEPGIPAIPGTRGPKGQKGEPGTPGYPGKNGPMGASGSPGVPGLTGPPGEPGEEGRYKQKHQSVFTVTRQTGQYPASNSLVKFNRVVANPQGDYNTSTGKFTCKVPGLYYFVHHTSQTANLCVILYRNNVKVTIFCDHMSNSKQVSSGGALLRLQVGDQVWLAVNDYNGMVGTEGSDSVFSGFLLFPDYHLQQDRVRGGCPGGGPACRAQGRGPPGEGSSSSGEWNFRFGLRASGSRLLVPLPPSQTASQDPRFPGSSRDRAVMKTPRGGLLALLLLLLLLLLGPTDVSQAQSSCTGHPAIPGTPGIPGVPGSDGKPGTPGTKGEKGMPGLAGDHGEFGEKGDPGISGHPGKVGPKGPVGPKGSPGEPGVRGPKGESGDYKATQKIAFSATRTINVALRKDQSIRFDHVITNVNGNYEPRSGKFNCKVPGLYYFTYHASSRGNLCVNLMRGRDRMQKMVTFCDYVQSTFQVTTGGIVLKLEQGESVFLQATEKNSLLGIEGANSIFSGFLLFPNPEV